In one Rhopalosiphum padi isolate XX-2018 chromosome 3, ASM2088224v1, whole genome shotgun sequence genomic region, the following are encoded:
- the LOC132927970 gene encoding lachesin-like, whose product MNCSVFNASRFPVAWLKFEKEDPSKTVVLSIGNNLIVRDSRFSLVVFIGTESSSRTFKITNIHNNDVALYRCVVMCDDVDGDTNTSADVRLEVNRPPVILKLSSSSTIMIAREGLPSRLECYADGFPKPRVSWSRQYNGILTTGGQFYRYLNGEEEAKFFLIEYTD is encoded by the exons ATGAATTGTTCAGTTTTCAATGCTAGCAGATTTCCTGTTGCATGGcttaaatttgaaaaagaaGATCCTAGTAAAACTGTTGTTCTATCAATTGGTAATAATCTTATTGTTAGAGATTCAAGATTTTCATTAGTAGTTTTCATTGGAACCGAAAGCAGTAGTCGAACATTTAAG ATTacgaatatacataataacgaTGTAGCTTTATATCGCTGTGTAGTGATGTGTGATGATGTCGACGGCGACACCAATACATCTGCAGATGTTCGGTTAGAAGTCAATCGGCCCccggtaattttaaaattgtcttcGTCTTCCACCATAATGATCGCGAGAGAAGGTCTACCCTCGAGACTAGAATGTTATGCTGACGGATTTCCTAAACCAAGGGTTTCCTGGAGTCGACAATATAATGGAATTTTAACTACGGGAGGGCAGTTTTATAGGTATCTCAACGGAGAAGAAGaggcaaaattttttttaattgaatatacagattaa